Proteins encoded in a region of the Kryptolebias marmoratus isolate JLee-2015 linkage group LG14, ASM164957v2, whole genome shotgun sequence genome:
- the zgc:86839 gene encoding cyclin-dependent kinases regulatory subunit 1: protein MSRSQIYYSDRYNDDQFEYRHVVLPREMAKYVPRSHLMSEEEWRQLGVQQSQGWIHYMIHEPEPHILLFRRPLPKH from the exons atgtctcgaAGCCAAATTTACTACTCGGACAGATACAATGATGACCAGTTTGAGTACAG ACACGTTGTTTTGCCTCGGGAAATGGCGAAGTACGTCCCGAGGTCCCACCTGATGTCCGAAGAGGAGTGGAGGCAGCTGGGGGTGCAGCAGTCCCAAGGCTGGATTCACTACATGATACACGAACCAG AGCCACACATCCTTTTGTTTAGAAGACCTCTGCCTAAACACTGA